The DNA sequence TTTGATGCATCATCGTCAGATGCTAACAATACGCTTGCAGTATCAAAAACAAATAGCTGACTATCAAAGCCACCGTCTAAGATAGTTGTGCCTGCAGCATTTACACCACCTGCATAACCCCAGCTTGTAAATTCAACTAATGAATTGTCAGCAGTAACATCAAAGCTGATGTAAAAACGACTTTCATCATTATCAAAATTACCTGTGAAAGATTCTGTTGTTATCAAAGTAGCGTTAGCTGTTAAACTCATTACAAATACTAGCGCACCTAATATAGCTTTTTTCATTTATTTTTATTCCTTAAAAATTAAAAACTCCACAGGGATTAGCAAAAAACAAGCCAAAGACAAAAAGCACCAAAAAATCAACAACTTAAATGTTTTTAATTAAATAAAGTTCCAATACTGTAAAATAATCGGACAACTTATAATCAGGATTAAACTTAGTTAAATATTCACTGCCTGATTCCTTAATTAAAAAGCCCCAAAACCTTTCGATATTGGGGCCGAACTTCATTTCTATTCTACTATCTAATTTAGAGAAAAATTCATCAATTTTTAGTAAAGCTCAGAATTAAATTATTCCCACTCTATTGTCGCTGGCGGCTTGCCTGAAATATCGTAAACCACACGAGAAATACCATCAATTTCATTAATAATACGGTTAGACACTAAGCCTAAGAAATCGTATGGCAAGTGCGCCCAATGAGCGGTCATAAAGTCGATAGTTTCTACTGCACGTAAACTTACTACCCAGTCATATTTACGACCATCACCCATTACGCCGACTGAACGTACTGGCAAGAATACCGTAAATGCTTGGCTTACCTTGTTGTACAAATCATGCTTGTGTAACTCTTCAATGAAAATAGCATCAGCACGACGTAATAAATCAGCGTATTCTTTTTTCACTTCACCTAAAATACGTACACCTAAACCAGGGCCAGGGAATGGGTGACGGTAAAGCATATCGTACGGTAAACCTAGCTCTAAACCAATCTTACGTACTTCATCTTTAAATAACTCGCGAAGTGGCTCAACTAAGCCTAACTCCATATCTTCAGGCAAGCCACCAACATTATGGTGAGACTTAATAACATGTGCTTTACCTGTAGCTGATGCAGCTGATTCAATTACATCAGGGTAAATCGTACCTTGTGCTAACCACTTGGCGTTAGCCAGTTTACCAGCCTCTTCATCAAAGACTTCGACGAAAACATTACCTATGATCTTACGCTTTTTCTCAGGATCGTTTTCACCAGCTAGGCGATCTAGGAAACGCTGTTCAGCATTAACATGAACAATGTTTAAACCAAAATGGTCACCAAACATTTCCATGACTTGCTTACCTTCATCTAAACGAAGTAAACCGTTATCAACAAAGACACAAGTAAGTTTATCACCAATGGCGCGGTGTAATAGCATAGCAACAACAGATGAATCAACACCACCTGATAAGCCTAATACCACTTCATCGTCACCTACTTGTGCTTTCATTTTAGCAATAGCATCTTCAATGATGGATGCTGATGTCCATAGCTTTTCACACTGACAAATATCAACAACAAAGTGCTCTAAAATACGCATACCTTGTTTAGTGTGCGTTACTTCTGGGTGGAATTGCACACCGTAGAATTGCTTCTCTTCATTAGCCATTGCTGCATAAGCACAGCTGTCTGTTTTAGCAACAGTAGTAAAGCCTGCCGGAATAGCAGAAACCTTATCGCCGTGGCTCATCCACACATCTAATAAAGCGTTGCCATTGGCACCGATATGATCTTCAATGTTTTTGAACAATTCAGATTTCGCTACCACTTCAACAGCTGCATAGCCAAACTCTTTATGCTCAGAGCTTTGCACCCCACCGCCAAGCTGTTCAGCCATAGTTTGCATGCCGTAACAAATACCTAAAACAGGTACATTGGCATTGAAAACATACTCAGGAGCACGAGGTGAATCAGCTTCTGTTACTGACTCAGGACCACCTGCTAGAATAATCCCGGTAGGATTAAATGCTTTGATTTGCTCTTCTGTTACATCCCAAGCCCATAGCTCACAGTAAACGCCAATTTCACGTACACGACGAGCAATAAGCTGAGTGTATTGAGAACCAAAATCTAATATCAGTATGCGGTGATCATGAATGTCTTTATTCACGGTTGTTTTCCTACTTTTAATGGCTCGTCATGAACACACTTTATACAGCATTGTTATCGCAATAAAACAAAATCATTTATAGACATAAACTCATTTATTTTATTGCTCAACAGCTTTGCCTAAAGCTCGTTCATATAGAGCAATGGATAGTTGTAAAATTATAAACAGGCTGAGTATTCTCTAGTAAGAGTTTAGCTCAGCCTGTTTGAATTTTTGTATTCAGTTTCTTAAGAATAGTTAAGTTCGAAGCTAATTAGCATTAGAGCAAAGAAGAAGCACGGAGTTGACGCTAGTCAATGAGTACTTCTGATGCAGCTATTATGCTAGATAGCAAAGAAATAGACTATTCGACTAGCCCATTCTGTAATTAGGCGCTTCTTTAGTAATAGTCACATCATGTACATGTGACTCACCCATACCAGCAGATGTAATCTTCATAAACTCTGGCTTAGTACGCATTACTTCAATTGTCTCACTACCGGTTAAACCCATAGATGAACGTAAACCACCCATTTGCTGATGAATAATCGCAGCAACTGGGCCTTTGTAAGCAACACGACCTTCAATACCTTCAGGTACTAACTTATCTGCTTCGCCATCAGTTTTTTGGAAGTATCTATCACTTGAACCTTCTTTTTGTGCCATAGCACCTAATGAGCCCATACCACGGTATGATTTGTAGTAACGACCTTGATACAGTTCAACTTCACCTGGTGATTCCTCAGTACCTGCTAACATGCTGCCCACCATAACGCAGTGCGCACCAGCAACAAGCGCCTTAGCAATATCACCTGAGAAACGGATACCACCGTCAGCAATCACAGGAATACCTGTACCTTTTAACGCTTCAACAGCATTTGAAATAGCCGTTAATTGCGGAACACCAACACCAGTAACAATACGTGTGGTACAAATAGAGCCTGGGCCAATGCCCACTTTAACCGCATCAACACCGGCATCAGCTAATGCTTTAGCCCCAGCACCGGTAGCAACATTACCAGCAACAATTTGTAAATCTGGGTATTTAGCACGTGTTTCTTTTACTCTATCGATTACCCCTTGAGAGTGACCATGTGAGGTATCAATTAATAACACGTCAACACCCGCAGCAACTAAAGCTTCAATACGTTCATCTGTACCGGCGCCAACGCCGACAGCTGCACCAACACGTAAACGACCAAACTCATCTTTACAAGCATTTGGCTTTTTCTCAGCTTTTTTATAATCTTTCGCGGTAATTAAACCAACCAGCTTAAAGGCATCATCAACCACTAAGATCTTCTCAATGCGGTTTTCATGCATTAAGCCTAAAATCTCTTCACGAGCCGCACCTTCTTTTACGGTAACCAGCTTATCTTTTGCCGTCATTAAAGCAGAAACCGGCTTAGTAAGATCTGTTTCAAAACGTAAGTCACGGCCAGTGATAATGCCAACTAGGTTGTTACTATCATCAACGACAGGAAAGCCAGAAAAACCAAGCTCATCGGCTTTGCGCATCACTTGTTCTATAGTGAAATTATGGTTTACCGTTACAGGATCTGTTACCACGCCACTTTCATATTTTTTCACTTGCAAAACATTATCTGCTTGCTCAGCAATGGTCATGTTTTTGTGAATAAAACCTAAACCGCCTTCTTTAGCTAAGGTAATAGCTAAACGCGCTTCTGTTACTGTGTCCATTGACGCAGAAACCAAAGGTACATTTAGGTCAATTTTACGGGTTAATTTAGTTCTAGTATCCGCTGTATGTGGTAGTACTGTTGAATGGGCAGGTACAAGTAATACATCGTCAAAGGTTAGTGCTTCTTGGGCAATTCTTAGCATCGCAACATCTCTCTAAAAAGGTGTGGTTAGGGAGTGAATATTGCGGCAGAATTTTAACCGTTTTCTCAGTTTAGGTAAACATAAAATTGCCTAAAGAAGCAGGAAACCAATAAAAAAATTGAATAACAAGAAACTTCGAGAAATAATAGCGGCAAATTATCGCCCTTTGCCCAAGAACAATATAGCTTATATGAGCCAACAACATATTTTACAAGTCAGTGAATTAACCAGAAAAGTACGCTTTATTTTAGAAAGCGAGCTGAATACAGTTTGGTTAACAGGCGAAATTTCTAACTTTATTGCCGCCAGCTCAGGTCATTGGTATTTATCGCTAAAAGACAGTAAATCACAAGTAAAATGTGCCATGTTCAAAGGTAGTAATCGTCGAGTGAGACTAACACCTACCAACGGCCAGCAAGTTTTGGTAAGAGCGAAAGTCTCCTTATATGAGCCAAGGGGCGATTTTCAACTTATCATAGAGCAAATGGAAGATGCTGGTGAAGGCTTACTTAGGCAAAGATACCAGCAACTTAAAAACAAACTGCATGCGCAAGGTGTTTTCAGTATTGAACACAAAAAAAGCCTTCCTTCGCACATTCAAACTGTTGGTGTCGTAACTTCCCCGACAGGTGCTGCAGTAAAAGATATACTTTCGGTGCTAAAAAGACGTAACCCAAACATCAATGTCATTATTTACCCTGCCCTTGTTCAAGGTGAACTCGCCGAAAATGATATTTGCTACGCAATTAAGGCCGCCAACCTGCGTAATGAATGCCAAGTGCTGATTGTTGGTCGCGGTGGCGGCTCACTAGAAGACTTATGGTCTTTTAACGAAGAAAGTGTTGTTAATGCTATCTTTCAAAGTCACATCCCAGTCATTAGTGCCGTTGGTCATGAAATTGATACTACCTTAAGTGATTATGTTGCTGATGTTAGAGCAGCGACGCCATCTGCTGCGGCAGAGCTGGTTTCAACAGATGCGAGTGAGTTAACCGAACGAGTATTGCTATTACAGCAGCGCTTAGCAAAAGCATTAGCTGAACGTATACGCTTTAATCAGCAACAATTAAAACATAGCCAGCACAGGCTTAGCCAAGTTCACCCTGAGCAGCAATTACAATTACAACAACAGAGAGTTGATGAGCTGAACTTACGTTTACAGCAAGCATTTAAAAATAAAATGCAACATATTGGCGATGCGCCTTTATATTTACATCAACGTTTGTTGCAAGCCTCTCCACAAAAGCGCATACACTTTAATCAAGAGCAAGTAACTCAGCTTAGTACGCAACTCAAAAAAGCAATGCAATCTAAATTACAGAATAAGGGAGAAGCGTTTGCTCACCTTGTTGAGCAGCTTCACATGGTAAGCCCATTAGCCACCATTGCCCGCGGTTATAGCATTACAAGAAATGAGCAAGGGGCTTTAATTAAGTCGATAACTCAGGCGAAAGAAAATGACAGTATCGCAATTGAAGTAACTGACGGCTCAATCCAAGCCAAAGTTTTAAGCACTACATCAAATCGTTAATCGCTTATTCCTCTACTGTAATGAAAAAGCCGCGCTTATAGCACGGCTTTCAATGGACTTCGACCTAAATCAAAGCTCTTTAATAAAAGCTATTTAGATTTTCTTGTACGAGCAGCTAAGCCTAATAAGCCAAGAGAAAATATAGCTAATGTAGTTGGCTCTGGAATTTTAGCCGTTAATGATACAGGACTATTAACATCATTAAAGTGCGTAAAAATACGTGAAGAGTTAGCGACTGAAAGCTCTAAAGATGCTTCGCCGCCATTTTCAAAAAAGTACACTTCAATACTATGCGTTCCAGCTGC is a window from the Litorilituus sediminis genome containing:
- the guaA gene encoding glutamine-hydrolyzing GMP synthase, whose product is MNKDIHDHRILILDFGSQYTQLIARRVREIGVYCELWAWDVTEEQIKAFNPTGIILAGGPESVTEADSPRAPEYVFNANVPVLGICYGMQTMAEQLGGGVQSSEHKEFGYAAVEVVAKSELFKNIEDHIGANGNALLDVWMSHGDKVSAIPAGFTTVAKTDSCAYAAMANEEKQFYGVQFHPEVTHTKQGMRILEHFVVDICQCEKLWTSASIIEDAIAKMKAQVGDDEVVLGLSGGVDSSVVAMLLHRAIGDKLTCVFVDNGLLRLDEGKQVMEMFGDHFGLNIVHVNAEQRFLDRLAGENDPEKKRKIIGNVFVEVFDEEAGKLANAKWLAQGTIYPDVIESAASATGKAHVIKSHHNVGGLPEDMELGLVEPLRELFKDEVRKIGLELGLPYDMLYRHPFPGPGLGVRILGEVKKEYADLLRRADAIFIEELHKHDLYNKVSQAFTVFLPVRSVGVMGDGRKYDWVVSLRAVETIDFMTAHWAHLPYDFLGLVSNRIINEIDGISRVVYDISGKPPATIEWE
- the guaB gene encoding IMP dehydrogenase encodes the protein MLRIAQEALTFDDVLLVPAHSTVLPHTADTRTKLTRKIDLNVPLVSASMDTVTEARLAITLAKEGGLGFIHKNMTIAEQADNVLQVKKYESGVVTDPVTVNHNFTIEQVMRKADELGFSGFPVVDDSNNLVGIITGRDLRFETDLTKPVSALMTAKDKLVTVKEGAAREEILGLMHENRIEKILVVDDAFKLVGLITAKDYKKAEKKPNACKDEFGRLRVGAAVGVGAGTDERIEALVAAGVDVLLIDTSHGHSQGVIDRVKETRAKYPDLQIVAGNVATGAGAKALADAGVDAVKVGIGPGSICTTRIVTGVGVPQLTAISNAVEALKGTGIPVIADGGIRFSGDIAKALVAGAHCVMVGSMLAGTEESPGEVELYQGRYYKSYRGMGSLGAMAQKEGSSDRYFQKTDGEADKLVPEGIEGRVAYKGPVAAIIHQQMGGLRSSMGLTGSETIEVMRTKPEFMKITSAGMGESHVHDVTITKEAPNYRMG
- the xseA gene encoding exodeoxyribonuclease VII large subunit, translated to MSQQHILQVSELTRKVRFILESELNTVWLTGEISNFIAASSGHWYLSLKDSKSQVKCAMFKGSNRRVRLTPTNGQQVLVRAKVSLYEPRGDFQLIIEQMEDAGEGLLRQRYQQLKNKLHAQGVFSIEHKKSLPSHIQTVGVVTSPTGAAVKDILSVLKRRNPNINVIIYPALVQGELAENDICYAIKAANLRNECQVLIVGRGGGSLEDLWSFNEESVVNAIFQSHIPVISAVGHEIDTTLSDYVADVRAATPSAAAELVSTDASELTERVLLLQQRLAKALAERIRFNQQQLKHSQHRLSQVHPEQQLQLQQQRVDELNLRLQQAFKNKMQHIGDAPLYLHQRLLQASPQKRIHFNQEQVTQLSTQLKKAMQSKLQNKGEAFAHLVEQLHMVSPLATIARGYSITRNEQGALIKSITQAKENDSIAIEVTDGSIQAKVLSTTSNR